Part of the Vigna unguiculata cultivar IT97K-499-35 chromosome 3, ASM411807v1, whole genome shotgun sequence genome, GAAGCAAGTGTGGTGGACCACTGGTAGGCATAGTAGTAATGAAAGGAGAAAACCTACCCAGTTAGAACATTCTTGGTGGaacataataatactaaaaaaacaaaacgcAAGAAGTCAATAATCATGTCCTCTAACCAGGTCCACTAACAATCATATTTTGGCCACAACACGAAAACCCAGTTGCTTAATTTGCTTTCAAACCATGACTACTGCTGAAATAAGAGCCAGGGAATTGAACTTGCCAACAGCTTTGGTAAAATTTACGCTGTGCCATTGATACTTTATGTTATACTAGTAATTATTTCATGTATTACACATGCAGTAAGCAAGATACTTTGGGGAATGAGGCAGATACAGGGAAAAACTTATGATGAAGCATTACAACACTTGACCATATAGGCAAAACTTTATATGTGGAAGAAACTAGGAGTGACCCCTTACACCTGCTTACCTTTACATTACATTACATTACACCTATTCATGAtttaatactatatatataatttagacgAATAAATGTAGCGCCATACCTTATTCCCCACAAGTTACAAAGAATATTACAAGCAACACTGCTTTCCTTTGCTTTGCTGACCAAACTAAGCTATGACATCTATCTTCGGTATCCATTGGCCAGAACAGGAATCCTCACCTTGTGTCCTCTGTTCCCTTTCATCAAAACCTCTCCAAAACTATAGGTTCCTCTCACTGACCGAACCGTCAGTGTCACTGAAAACTGTCGTGATGCGCCTGCTTTGATAGTCATTGCCGGAGGGTTGACTTCAATGGCAACAGCTGGCTCCATTCTGGCTGTGATCACATAGGTTTCTTCTTCGGCGACATTTGTGACCGTGCGTGTGACAACTTGAGTTCTCACCAGATGGGAAATTGTGATAGAAGGGGTGTTTAAATTTGATGGCTTGCCCATGGTGGTGTTACATGGTGTGTGAGTGTAGTTCCTTATCTCATGAACGTCAATGCCTGGTGTTGTGCACAAGAACCCTAGATAGTCCTCGTATCCTGCAAAATTGATTAATCAAGTTTCTTAGATATAATTGAAATAGCTGAGTAAAAGTTGTCTACACTGTTATCCAATCATGGACTGCTATTTAATCATACCTGCATCAAAGATGAGTCCAGGGTCCAAGGCAGCTGTTGGATCAACATGTCCACTCCCATAATCAAAAGGAGTAGCTTTGACCAGCGTCATAGCTTCTGATTCAGATGTTTGCTGGGCTAGAAGAGGATTCCCTGCTCTGTCTAGAGTTGTTGATGTTGTCATCAAGGCTGATTTAATGGCAGCAGGGCTCCAATGAGGGTGCTTCTGCTTTATAAGAGCAGCTATTCCAGCTATATGTGGTGCAGACATGCTGGTTCCAGAGATCATGGCAAACCCCTCACCtgcacaagaaaaaaaaaactgctatcaattatatgatatataatatattaccaAGTTTTTCTTCTAGTTTTATCCCACCCCTCCTTTATGCattcattaataatatatttagagCATCATTTAGTAGGaattaaaattatctataaGTAATCTCAAAACAAAGAGAAACCCTAAACATCAGTATTTAATATTCCTATGTAGAGCATATTAGTTTGACAGGTTTTATTGTATTGTACAATGTACATGTTCTTTTCTTTCTACCAAGAGGCTCTCTTGTCCAGGTCATGAGGTTGAAATGTATAATTGTAGTAGAAGTTTTCAAGCAACCACAGACAGAAAACACCATTTAGTCAATTCATGAATTACTTACCGACATAATTTGGCTCATCAGTTCCATTTGGACACCAAGCAGCCCAAATCAATGAGCCAGGAGCTAATATATCTGGTTTGAGAAGATCTGCCTCTTGGAAGCTGAAATCCTTTATATTTGGTCCTCGAGCAGAGAATAATGCCACCTGTGGTGCAGATTTATGCAGAATAGGCATCAAACCATCACCGATTTTACCTGTACCTTCAAACCTCTTTACCCGTCCAGTCCAATCTCTTGGTGTAGTGATATTATAATAATCTATAAGTTCCTGAAAAATAACAATTTGAAAGTACTAAATCCCGTGATAAATAGTGCATACTTTATGatcataaacaaaaacaaatattattgatggaaaatgtagaaaaataagataaaaatcaGTGGTAAATGAGATAAGTACTCGACTGTGGAATAAATTATAGGCAAAGATAAAATTAACTTAGCATCGAGCTCAGTCTAAACCTGCATAGATATACCATTACAGATAAATTTGATTACCTTTGAATAGCTGGCATCTGTGATGAGAATCCCAGGAAGGCCGACAGGGACTGGATCAAATTTTGTTCCTGGGGAAACATTTTCGACACAAAGAACAAACCCAACTGCACCAAGGGCCTTTGCTGTTTCTGAGACTTTCTTGATTGATGCAGAGCCAACAACAAAATTGAAGGAATAACCGCAGAGAAGAATATTTCCCTTTATCAAGTTCTTGTTTAAAAGTTCTGGTCTCTGGCAATCTGTGGGGCTGTACCTCATAACTGAAGAATCTAGCAACACATCATTTGCAGCAACCAATGTGTATGTTTCGTTCAAATGTGTGGAAGCTGTAGAAGCCATAATGCATATTTTAGCAACATAGATTTGGTATTGAATATTTAAAGTATACATGAAATCTAAAACAAGAAATCAAATGTGAACATCAGTATATCTGATTTGCCAATGCCATGTAAGCGTACATTTAGATAAAACTTGAAACATCTTATTTCTTGATGAAGAACTCACGAAATTTGCTTTGCAGCCTACGTTGCATTAATAAATAAACCCCAATAGAACAAAACAAACCTAATATGTATACAACTCTGCTACATTTCATATTATACAGTAAACaataaattgaaagaaataacTCGATTAAATCGTAAACAATAACTTATATCCTTAGGAAGTACTCACTGCTTCTGCAGAAAACGAGAACATGAGGAACATATACATCCTCAGTCACCAAAAGATATGTTGAAAAGAGGCAGAACACCTAGCGATGTCAGTACAATTTACCTAggctattaaatattttatatagtatCTTCAACTTaacttgaaaaataatttacaaaccAAATAACATAACATTTCTTTTTGCACGCATTTTTAATTAAGGGATGAGACTTGTCTCACTAAAATGCATTGAGCCATTTAAGGTGAAAGATAATCAGGAATCAACATATCTGATCTATCCTTAATAAACAAAACTTGATTGAAGGAATACTAACACCAAACATTTCATTTTGACTACTACtctaatttaacaattaaagCTAGCTAGTAAATGCATTTTTCCTATTAAAGTAAAGGTGGGATATGCCATACCTAAGTCCCAAGTAAGACATTTCTACACTTGGAAATAATTGATGTCACACATAGAAAAAAGCCAAGACAATTTTATCTTGttctttcattcttttataGTGGTACTGGAGAAAACAAAGCTAAAGATAAAGTGaagcaataaaagaaaaaaaatgagttttcttgaaaacgtgtttttttttttcaaattcagaAGATCAACTTATTTTTGTGTTCCCATCAACTAAAAAGGAAAATTTCTTCTAAAATCTTCCATATTATACCTCACAAGTCTCGATAATCAATCCATACCATACCATAACTCCTGACTCTCAATATCAATCCatcaaaaagaataataatctGAAAAAGCATAGTCAGAATTCAGAAAACTCACGTGACAACCCAATTCCAGCTAAGGTTTTTCCATTTCCAAGGATCAAATGGTTTTTATATCTACGATCATCAATTGCAGCTGCTACCGATGCTATCCATGGACTATATGAAACCATTGTCTTCGGAAAAGGACCACCATTTCCAGCAGCCTGTGCGACAAATACACCAGCTTTCACAGCTCCAAGAAGTGTAGCATCAAAAGGGTTCAAAAAGGTAGTTCTGGTGGCTGCTGGAGGACTGTTGGGTCCCACTGAAAGGCTGAGTATATCCACTCCATCATATACAGCCTGTAgatattcaaattttgtaaattataaattttgagataGAATACAAACAGTAGAAAATGAGATTGCAGGGACAAGATATAGAATTTTATGTTGAATGTTGAGAtttacaacaaaataaaaagtgcaGCTGAAAGTTGCAATAATATCCACTCATAAGCAATCTAATGGGAGGTACGGACTATTTCATGAATTCTTAAGCcaatgtgtgtatgtgtgtgtgataTTCTTGTATACCTGATCAATTGCAGCAACGACATCTGCAACATACCCTCCAAACAGTCTATAAAGTGCCTTGTACACAGCAATCCTAAAAAAGATAAACCAAATGTATAGTGCAACAGAACGAATTGTAGtttcaagttttaaaataaCCAAGGGTGTTATTGTTCCTCACCTAGCACGAGGAGCCATCCCACTGGCTCTCCCAAATTCATGTCCATGCATTCTCACAGGAATACCATTATTTCCAGCTGCAATAGAGGCAGTATGACTTCCAGGAGACgacaaagaaaaaacagaaaatcatTAAAGAAAAGTTATCAAATCAAAAGATGTATGGCTGTAAGCATAATGTTgtcaaagaaaaagaatgaataactaattttactttataatgATTTGCTCATAAAAAGGATTGAAGGAATTACAAGTTTTGATATCTTTCAATCTTGTAGAAAGGGTACATAATTATAATTCCAAGGAaagaagttaataaataaaaaaggtggCAGGACCTAACCTTCCATGCCCATCACCATCTAGAGGAGACGCAAAGTCAATTATAGGGTTAAATGCCCCAGCAGCTATTGCAGCCTGAGCAAAATGTTGTGCTCCAACAATCTTCCCGTTGCAGTAACTTCTTTTAGTATCCGGATCAGCTTCACATTTTCCTCTATATTTTGGAACTGGCCCATATGGCTCAGCATTATGAGTTGCAAAACTTGGGTGATGAGGATAGATCCCTGAGTCCACAAATCCAATGACAATGTCTTCTCCAGCCCTATCAAAGCCACCTCCAGTTGGCCAAACCCCAGTTGGAAGCCCTAAAAATTGTGGGGTatgtgttgtatgtttcctcACTTTCCAATCCCTCTCAACAGATTTCACTCCTGGAGCACGTCTTAGAGTTTCTGCCTACTAATATAAAGGGATAACATATTGAAATTAGGGTaaggaaatgaaaacaaaatatgttaGTCAGCtggataaataaaaataataaaagaagacTTCACCTGTTCCGGTGAAATATGAACAGCAAACCCATTTATAAGATGTCGATAGCTATACAGTTTCTGGTATGTCCCTTCCTCAAACAGCAACCCAAGCAGCATGTCATGTTTTTTCTCAAGATGGCGAGCATATGAAGTAACCAATTCACTGGAAGAAGTTTCAAATAGTATAAAAGGTCAGCAACCTTATATGAATGAATGAAACACAACCACACGATCCAATATCCATTTTTTGGTTCATTACATACTAGAGAAAAATAACagccaaatttttttttttggtaaaatgaaaattactgCTCAAAACAGAGTGGGGTGTTGATCATTGCATTATTTTCCTCAAAAACGAGAGAAAAAAAGGCACCATCTATGAACAAATTGTTCGCAATCACATGCTAGCCAACACAAGAAAGATAAATATCTCCACTTCTCAAATAACTCAGGTTTCCAAGAAAAACTTCATATGAGCAACAGTTGAACAGTTAAACCATTTACTTTACTGTTCATACTTCTTAAGAGGGtctaaactaaattaattcatgaagaaattaaattaaacacttaaaaaatCTATTGACAGTTTCACCTCAGCTAACAACAAGTCCAATCCAATGCCCAAAAGGATAGtttattgaagaaagaaatagGTCAAAGGAACGCCTCTAACTAGTAATAACAAAGAAGAGTAGTGAGGAAAGTACCTTTCGGTATCAATCTTCTCATCAGATTCCACTGCAGTAGCTTCAAACCCATTAATACCTCCAGTGTAACTTATGACAGGCTCACCTTCAACAGTTACTATGTAAATCTCAGCATCCCCAGAAACCAGAAGTGCAGAAACAACAATCAACACACACCCAAACTCCAACAATCTCATTTTGACCGACCAATCCCAACTCCAATAGCTTACAAGATCTGTGTCAAGTCCAGTCAATGCCAACCAGTTAAACAAAATGGTAactaaaaaattactaaatagaAATCACAAGCTGCAAATTTGGGCTCAAAGCAACAAACTTTACCAATGCCCACTCACTCTGATCCAAGTGGCCAGCAGTTGCTCCCTCTCATAAACTGGaagcagagaaaaaaaaacaagaaaaaaaatacgaGAAGGtgaaatcaaacaaaataagaataagaatgaaGAGTAATGAAGAAGAGGAAGCAAAGAATCATTGTGAGGGAGAAAAGCAGAAGAAGATGGAATCAAAGATAAAAGGGAAAGGACATGGTCTGCACACCTACTTGACTTGATTCACATACACGTCAATGCACTCACTCATTCATTCACATTGCGGTGATCAGTGATCTAACGATCAGTGATGAACCTGAAAGccatggaagaagaagaaggtggtAAGTGAAGAGTGAGAGTGTTAGGGTTtggtttatttgtttaattgaaTGTCAATGGAGTGAAGTAAGAGCATCATGGCTGATCTTGAATCTTGATGCAGTgaagtaatattaatattgatgttagtattattaacaattAGCTTTCATtgtttatcattattattggaATCATTTTGTTTTCGTTgatgaatttaataaaaaaacaatgtgAGTGtgagtgtttttatttttatttttttacttttagaaaAATTGTGAGGTTGCGGTTCTGCTTTGTTCGCAAATTAATAGTATTAAATAAAAGGTGGGAAAGGGGACATTCGCGCGCAGGCTGTCGGAGGCAGTTGAGGTGAAAGGACGAGATTGCCCTTCACGTTTGGTGGCGTTTACGCGTGTCCGAAATCACAGGGATGGGAAAAGGGTGCAAACTCATTATtacttctattattattattattgaaattttgcATTTCTATTATTACACTGACGTACCCATTTATTGAGTATGGAATTTTTGTATGGTGTTGGAAGTGGAAAATTGagtaatttattacaaattttaagtttaaagggtatttttttaatagaaaatatttgttgtaaTCAATACATGTAATTTTTATTCAGAGTATTTGTGACAGTAAAATGAAGTGTATGAATTTCAACGAAAAAAATTACTCTTCATTGATGAAATAATTTCCTCTCCTATTTTCAGTtagttcaattaaaaaatattagtgcCATAATTTAAGCACAGATTACATTACTGATTTTTGTGTTGAGTTTTTTTGTTAAGGCCAGGCACTTATAATATGTTTCAATTTAGAGATTCGATAGGATAAATTATCgtatagaaaatttgaattattttaaaataaaaaatatattatttgagtaaaaaaataatagtttataactttttttagaaataatCAGATTACTTAAAAGTACATAACTTTAAATTTCatgtaacatttaaaattttcaatattttaaaactaatgtGTTTTGTCTTCATAATTTCTTCTAACTTGATTTTAATCGAAAgattattaatttgaataaaactaaaatattattgaaatacGTAccttttaattgatatttttatgttaatacaaatagttttgtatttaaattttgaatattattattttttacttgctATTGGCTTgaattttattatctaaaattaaatagattattttttcaAGGACATGAGGTGTCAAAGTAATGACTCATATGAGTTGACTAGTAATAAATTAAGCTAAAAGCATGTTAATTTAACTCGTTTTATTTTCTAGTTAgtcataaattttttaactcaattcAACCCATCATGAGTTATTGAATTTGGTAATCGACTTACTTAAGTTGTGTTCGCTTCCACTAATATATTGGGTGAGCAAATAGGCGAGCGAGTGAAGTTGaagtttgtttaaaataattggGATAAATTTGTGACAATGGATTTGTGAGATGTCAACATTCAACTATCTCCGCTCCATTGAGGGAGTTTAGTGGTGTGGGTGACACTTTTACACAACTATTCTTCATTTGAAAATGATTATGCATGCATGTGTTGCTTTCATGTATTGTGGGATGTGCATTCTTGACCTCTCATGGTGTAATTGATTGCTCGCGGTGGTACCTGTGATGGTTCTTCAATGGTTTTGCAGTGATTCTATGATAGTCTCAAAGTGGGTGGTTTGTGGTGTTGGAAGCGAAGCATTTCCTTGTGTTATTGAAGATGAATAAGACTAGATGAATAAGACTAGAGGAATGGAAATGTTGGTTTTGTGGTGGGTTTCAGAAgagataattgattataaaaCTAGTAGAACCGATTCCCGTGAGAGAATGTTGAATACGAAGAAGAATAGGGGAAGGGTTGGTTTTGTGATGGGTCAGTGGAAGAGATAACCGATTTTAAAACTTGTAGAACCAATAATCAATccaaacatattaaatattttttttttatctatcacatatATCagatcactcacaaactttcacATACTTTATTCTTAAATTGACTTATTTTCATCTCTGGATCCCTTAACAATATGTTTTGAATTGGTTGATTTTCTATTTATGCAGAAAGAAATGGAAGTGATCGTATCACTTGAGAAAACTTATTTGcactaaaaaacaaatattaatttataataatgtgTTGCAATTCGACCCTCAACAAGTAAAGAGAATAGAGGTGAAATCCACCCTCGacaatgaaattatatttattttaaaaaaataacaaattaattaggTTTGTTGATTTATTCAATTACgtaattatttatgattttgaatttaatttataataaaaattaatgtgtaattctttattttttattttggtgttATGTCATATTTTGTGTtctatataaaagtataaataacaATGATACTAAGTATGTTAATACATttcaatgttattttattttaatatgattcaataataatataaaaagtattattcaagaaaatgtaattgattttttttcaaacaaaactctattaattttaatatatttttttctaatttaaaataacaaatctcattttgacataatttatactatttacatttaaatttatataccaTTTATTTCTAATGGTAGAATATTAATCATCCAATTTTgttcattaaaatattattctttaatttattttaccaaTCACATTATACACAAAATTTTCTCTCAAATTCattaaaatcacaaaataattttcttaatccaAACATCCTCACATTCACCTCCAAATTCACTTTCCCAAATCCATCATCTCATCAAAACAAAGTTTAAAAGAAACACTACAATTTTATCTTCAAGTTCACTCAAAGTCCCTCAAATTTATCTTCACAAAAGAACACATCCTTAAGCATGTTTTGTTCtcttaacttattttatttattcattgtaATACAATTGAAGTGGATTGAAtcgatacatttatttatagtaaCACAAAATTAAACTATACAAATATTTCTCCAATCATTATTTAAACATGGTGAGTGAAAATCAAAGTGTTAACCTTTGTAATTGGTTAAaccaaataaattaaacatttgaatccttcaaacattataaaacaacattctaatttttaaaagtattaaattgtcaatctatataattagaattaatagataattataatgaaaaaatgataaaacaaaTTAGAGTAAATAGTTAGTTAAATACAATAAGCATTAacattttgttagttttatttgttatttttaaaggTTGAAGAAATTAAATACTTGTTTAGTATTTAGAATTACCACAAGTATTCGTTAAAGAGAAAACTATTGTTAATATGTaattaatcttataattttatcaactcCACTCACGTGTATTCTCTGAGTTCTAAATGAGTCCATACTAACATAAGATTAACAAATAGATTTTAAagttagtttaatttttatttttcagaaatatttattataaatgttaattataaaaaaaatgttgaccCAATTTGAAGGGAAAGAACATTGCTCcttatttcaaaagaaattggaattaaagttaataaaaaaaatataagaactaaattgagactctATCACATGACACTCTTATGTCATATTACATGGTACAACTTTGAACTTATAcgtgaaaaaaattcaaaataataataataattctaaaaataaaaaaatacaaattaacaTGTGATACTAATTTTAACATCGTTTgtaaaatacaaaacataaatgaccaaattaaattgtttttaaaaaagaattatgaccaaattgaaaaaaaaaactaagagaCCACTCAATCAAAACAAGGACAAAGtgaataattaaatctaaataaagctaataaaattaaagttcgAAGATCACCTTTTTATTATACtgaaataaaatatgtcaaCATTTGTGTTACTAAATCGATTATTAAtatccaaaaaattaaaataacaattgttGTTGGGTTACACATCAATCCACCTCGAACCTAGTTTTAGTCTATTTAACTTATATGTAGGTTAGACTAATCAATTTAGTTTgaccatttttaaaaaaatatatattttgtccaaattaatttttctcaaatttgtaCTGAATCATGTCGGATACAATTGAATACAATTTGAACTCATCTTAACatttttagtattaattatattttattatttatttgattgatgtttgatatttttattgtttaatgtaatttttttatcatcattctttatcattaattttaaaagaattatttccaaATTTTAACTTGTCAAgtagaattattttttgttaatgtgAATTGAAAGTTTTTTCTCTTGACGAGaattgaaaatagaaagaaagaaaaaaaaaactaacgaCATTGTAAAATTAATCTCAACTGATATCACTCATATAATTGTAATTGATATCAACTAAAAACAATTTCAGTCGACATAAACACAAAGAGAAATACactaatattaattgaaaaaatattaaccagctgtaaataaaaattaacataaaaaaccgattaaaatatatcatcaatgttaacatttttaattgtcGACTAGttagttaacattttttatatttaataataattaaaactcaataaatttgaataaaaaatttaaaaaataattaattaaaataagagtaattcaaatttaaaatatttaaatattttataaattacaaaattcttTATCTAAAACATTAcactattaaattataaataaatatacataaagtttatgatattatttttcatttaaaatagttatagtttttttccttatgttaatttttttactgcCAATATAAAACTCAATCTCATATTTCAAGTCCTGTCATTAAATTCATACTTTTTTCTTACTTTGAAATGTTTAATGTTGTAGTGTATagagatattaaaataatcttgAAATTAACAAAAACAGATATATAAAGTGCTTATTTTTCTCCAcctaaataattaaacttttcaaGAATTTGACATCGAATCCCAATGAGATTTATTCCGTCCAACTAAAAgcattattttatcttaatattGTTTGCTTTTAGTGAATAGTTTATAGTAATCTTACTTTAATTAGTCATCTCATCTCACTTCATCATTTCATTACCGCGTACATGAATTCCCCTTTAAATCGATGACAAATATTAAGTAATAAAACTCCAAATCCTAGCaccttaataaataaataaattgggaATTTAAATTTCGATATTCTATAATATGACTTTGATTACGTTGGTGACTTTGCAAATTAAACAATGAGGAGTGTAATGATGGTGTATATTATCTAACTTTGTGCATGTGAACGATTCatgaacatttattatttaataatgcTGAGAGTCAAAAGGAGAGTTTAGGTGAGTGGACTGAAACAA contains:
- the LOC114177652 gene encoding subtilisin-like protease SBT2.5, which gives rise to MRLLEFGCVLIVVSALLVSGDAEIYIVTVEGEPVISYTGGINGFEATAVESDEKIDTESELVTSYARHLEKKHDMLLGLLFEEGTYQKLYSYRHLINGFAVHISPEQAETLRRAPGVKSVERDWKVRKHTTHTPQFLGLPTGVWPTGGGFDRAGEDIVIGFVDSGIYPHHPSFATHNAEPYGPVPKYRGKCEADPDTKRSYCNGKIVGAQHFAQAAIAAGAFNPIIDFASPLDGDGHGSHTASIAAGNNGIPVRMHGHEFGRASGMAPRARIAVYKALYRLFGGYVADVVAAIDQAVYDGVDILSLSVGPNSPPAATRTTFLNPFDATLLGAVKAGVFVAQAAGNGGPFPKTMVSYSPWIASVAAAIDDRRYKNHLILGNGKTLAGIGLSPSTHLNETYTLVAANDVLLDSSVMRYSPTDCQRPELLNKNLIKGNILLCGYSFNFVVGSASIKKVSETAKALGAVGFVLCVENVSPGTKFDPVPVGLPGILITDASYSKELIDYYNITTPRDWTGRVKRFEGTGKIGDGLMPILHKSAPQVALFSARGPNIKDFSFQEADLLKPDILAPGSLIWAAWCPNGTDEPNYVGEGFAMISGTSMSAPHIAGIAALIKQKHPHWSPAAIKSALMTTSTTLDRAGNPLLAQQTSESEAMTLVKATPFDYGSGHVDPTAALDPGLIFDAGYEDYLGFLCTTPGIDVHEIRNYTHTPCNTTMGKPSNLNTPSITISHLVRTQVVTRTVTNVAEEETYVITARMEPAVAIEVNPPAMTIKAGASRQFSVTLTVRSVRGTYSFGEVLMKGNRGHKVRIPVLANGYRR